One region of Salvelinus namaycush isolate Seneca chromosome 3, SaNama_1.0, whole genome shotgun sequence genomic DNA includes:
- the alkbh6 gene encoding alpha-ketoglutarate-dependent dioxygenase alkB homolog 6 has translation MEHPCSSFEDLERYVVKDAPPTVYYIPDFITEDEESQLLQQVYKAPKTKWTQLSNRRLQNWGGLPRPKGMLGEKLPDWLLKYCERISALGAFAGKTANHVLVNEYKPGEGIMPHEDGPLYHPTVTTISLGSHTLLDFYRPISAEELDEVPQTEESRYLLSLLVRPRSLLILQDDMYQRLLHGIQGTHHDSLTERVANLLAAGVLPGATLTRGTRVSLTVRHVPIVMRANLLLGRK, from the exons ATGGAACACCCATGCAGTAGTTTTGAGGATTTGGAACGATATGTCGTAAAAGAC GCTCCACCAACGGTTTACTACATTCCAGATTTCATAACAGAGGATGAGGAGTCTCAACTATTACAACAG GTGTATAAGGCACCAAAAACTAAATGGACGCAGTTATCCAACAGAAGGCTCCAGAACTGGG GTGGGCTGCCTCGTCCGAAAGGGATGCTTGGAGAGAAACTTCCTGATTGGCTCCTGAAGTACTGCGAGAGAATATCTGCTCTTGGTGCATTTGCTGGGAAGACTGCCAATCATGTACTGGTGAATGAATATAAGCCAGGGGAGGGAATAATG CCCCATGAGGACGGGCCTCTGTACCATCCCACAGTGACGACCATTAGCCTGGGCTCCCACACATTGCTGGACTTCTACAGGCCCATCAGCGCCGAGGAG CTGGATGAGGTGCCACAGACTGAGGAGAGCCGCTACCTCCTGTCTCTGCTGGTGCGGCCGCGGAGCCTCCTCATCCTCCAGGACGACATGTACCAGCGCCTCCTCCACGGCATCCAGGGGACGCACCACGACTCCCTCACTGAAAGGGTGGCCAACCTGCTCGCTGCTGGTGTCCTGCCAGGTGCCACATTAACCCGAGGCACCAGGGTGTCCCTCACCGTGCGTCACGTGCCCATAGTCATGAGGGCCAATCTGCTCCTGGGCAGGAAATGA